The genomic interval TTCTTTCTAGAAGAGCCCCAAACTTCTCGTTTTGGTCTACGAAATACCCCCATCAACAGAGAGCCTCCACTCCTCAGCAGGTCTTCGTGCCTTGCCCCAGCCTCTCCTGCTGGCCCTATGgttcaggcagagggaagaacTCACCACTCCTCAACATGACCCGTGTTTTCTTTTGGCTCTGTACTTCCACAGCTGGCGAACCTAAATCACACCTCCAAGGCCTCGTCATCTGTGCAGCCTTTCTAAACGTCACAACACTGCCCCAAGTCCCACTATGTGCTATCACAGCACTCGGTACTCTGTAATTATCCCATTTATCTCACTAAATCCCGTTTAGTctagtctatctgtctctccccttaCCCCAACTGGGAGCTACTCAAGGGCTGTATCTACTTCCTCTCTGTACCCTCGCCAGCATCTCAGAGTGAATGAAGAATGTCAAATACAAAGGTGGAAAGAAGCTCTGCTAACATTGTTCTTATGAGACGGAAACCAGGGCTCCAAGGCTCCAAAAGGAGCCCTTCTTCCAGGACTCCAGCTGGTTTGACAGAGCCTTCCTCCTTGGGCCTCTGAACACCCAGAAGAGAGCACATGAAGCAACAATTTCATGAGCCCGGGACGCATTACAGGTCATGTGGAATAGTCTATTTTAATGAAACCCATTATTTAAAGATTTacagacacacaaaaacaaacaaaagaaaaacaacaaaactagatCTTACAgcttaataaaaatgacaattgaCACTGTGGGCTGGAGGTGGGATACCCACCCAGCAGCACACCCACCCTGATGTGCCATCTAAGGGCCTGGAGACAGAACGGCGGAGAGGCAGCGGGTTCGGCCCACAGATCGCCGGCCTCCTCCTCAAGGCTTTCTTGTAGTTTGTTCCTGGCATTCAACCCTTCAAGTCATTCTTCCTGGTCAGGAAGGTGGATGGGtacagaggtggggtggggagtagaGGAAGGTACAGGGCAGGATGGAAGGAGTGGAGGAGGGATCCTGAGGAAGGATAATTTAGGGTGGATGGCTAGGAGTTAAATAGGATCATTCCAGAATCTGGCagcagggagaaagaaaaaatgggaaagggGAGACCGGAAGGGTgagctgggggaggaggaaaCTTGTTtatctctcactgtctctttcgGGCAGTTCCACTTCTTTATGTTAATCCCAGTCTGAGCAAGGCCCAGAGAAGTTCCAGTGACAAACTAGTGGTTACTGTCCCAGCAGGACAAATGCTCTAGGAAATGAAccacagagctggcaggagaAGCTGGCGTTCTCCTCAGAAAGACACAGCACCTGGCTCCCGGGGAGCAATGAAAAGGACATCGGCTTTGGCATTGATGCAGTAGGTGATGACGAGAGAGAAGACAAGGACGCCAAAGCCCACCGTCAGGGTGATGAACTGCAGGGGGAGAGAGGTGCTCTCAGATTATGGTAGTGAAGCTTGAGGTACTGCttggggctgggagccaggacCTAATTCTGGAGCTGGCTCCAAGTACCAAGCACTGAATAATCATAGGCAACATTTCCCCAATCTGGAGATTTAGTCTCCCCATTTTAAAAGAGAAGCAAAGTACCTCTGTTCTTGCTTCTGTCTTCTATTAGATTTTAAGCATCTTTAAGGCAGAACCTATGACTTTGATTCTCTCATGGAAATTACATTACTGACTTACTTGTGACAGGTACTCGATAAATACTGGATTGACTCATCCCGGCTATGCTGGGTGGGAATGTTGGGGGGACAGGAGCTGTGGAACTACTACTGGGGACCACAGGGTTAGGAGTCTCCCTTCGGGTCTCTATGACAACATATCTCCCCAATAAACACAGAAGCAAACTATCAATAAAGACAAGCTTTCTAATGGGGCATACTAGCTGACAAGGGACAGATTTGCAATAGGTTTCTGTGGCAAATCTGGGTAATGGGAGATGAAAGGGGGTCTGGGACAGAAGGCAATAGAAAGGTGTATCTCTGACACCACCTCTCTCCTCATCTCACCTCAAGCTCTTTGCTGGCTATCAAAAATATCCGGGCACGGATGTCTTTCCAGCGACTCTCAGTCCACGTAGAGTACTCGGTAGAGCCCCACTGCTTGAGCTCGAAGGCAggggacaaggccctggccagtcgcgCCGTGGATCGCACACACCGGGGGAGCCGGTCTGTCTCGTTGGAGTTCAGAGGGCCCTGAACCCATGTGTACTCATACAGCTGCACAGGAAGACAGGTCAGAATATGGGCTGAGGTGACCTTCTCTCactcctcccttttccctttaGATGGTCCTTTTTCACTCAGGATAATGCCTGTTCAACACTCAAATTCAAAgggctgcacccctccccctctccatcccagGCCTTTGGGTCCATTTGGGCCTAGGAGAGCCTCCAATCCGCCCAAGGGAAAGGGACCCTCGGGGCAACTCTGATACCCACTACCACTCACATCCTTGTTTTCACTGGGGACTTTACTTGGATCCTGGCACTGTTCTCGAGTAAGGTTGGTGACCTTTCCGGTCAGATTTGCCAAGGCACACTGTACAACGTAAGTGGTGTTGGTGGGACTGGAGACAGCGATGTAATGCTGAAGAGGCCCGTCGCCTGAGTGCAGACCacagggaagggagaaggtgGTCAACAGAAGGTGCAGTGCAGATGGGCAGAGATGGGAAGAGCCCAGGATTGGATTAGCCAGAGCCAgcgaagagaaacagaaagaaaaagaaacgggGAAAAATagagagggaaaaacaaaaagtaaagatTAAAGTAAAATGATGACCCTCTATCCCTTCCCTTAGCTAAGGGTCCCATTCCCACACCAGGTGCTTACCCAAGTAGGACCTTAGGTCCTGCCTGAGGATAGACTGGAACCACGAGTTGTTGGCTCTAACCAGGAAGCCATAGAGCAGGCGGGTAACCTAGGATTGGGACAGTGAGAAGACGAAGTCTGTGACTTGGAGCCCAGGAACAGTGATTAGTGGACGTCCAATCATGGGATAGAAACCAGACTGGTCAGATAGACGCTGGGGTTGGGGAACAGTGGCCGGCTCATGAAGGGGTAGATGAGGCCCAGCTGAGAACTCTTAGGTGTCAGGTGTCCTTACAGGCACACACAGGCATGCTGAGTTCCAAGGTGGTGGAGACCAGGTATCCACCAAGGCTGAGGCAGCCTGCTGTGGAACTAGACAGAAAGTAAGCAGGGCCCATTTGTTCTTACTGTTTGGGGATCAGCCTGAATAGTGTCACTGAAGTTGGTTCCTCCTGCAAGCTGGTACAACGCACGCCCCAGCACTGTGGCCACGTCTGCAAGGGCCTGTGGTAGGTGAGGAGGGGGGCTGAGTGGGCCTCTCTTCTAACCCCAAACAGTAACATTCTAACCATCTTCACTGTGCTTCCCATGCTCCCACCTAGCCCAGGCCAGTGCTACCTTGGCAGTGTCTGTCACAAAGTTCAGGTCCTCTTCAGGGCTCTGCCACTCAGGGTAGCTCACATTAATGTTCTCAGCGGTGTCGTAAATGCTCTGGTAATAGCTGCCGGGAAAGCCAACACGAGACTTAGCTACTCTCAGaagcctgctccttccctccctcaaaTGCCCCTTAGGTAGCAGcctggcattttatttttcatcatctgGGAAGGGTAGAGAGATTGGGCTTCCATATTGAAGATGTGGAAAATGAGGAGGTAGGCGTGAGGGTGGCCATAGTTCAATATAAACACTATTCCAACAGACAAGGTAGGAAAGGTGAATGAGATCAGAATGAAGATCTTTAAACATCACAGATATTTTTATGTCATCTGGGCTGGAGATACAGGAGGATGGCTAAAATGACTTTCAGTGAAGCCTGCGACACATTATCAGGGCAATTGTGTGACTGTTCCAGTGAACATTACATTGAGGGTGGCTGAAAGTAGAGGACGGCTAGCACAACTATTCACAGATATATAATACACTGCATTGGGTGAAACCACCCTGGCCTCCTTGAGGAGCCCAAGGAGACAGATCTTAGAAGCAGGGCTAAGAGAAGAGAGCTCCTAGCCTTTACCATCAATAAATGCCTGTCCCATACAGAATCAAGTCAGCCACTTAAGTCCTAAAGGTGTTCAAATGATGAATCACCCCTCAAACAAAAGTGATATGGATGACAAACTGGGGGAGGAGAATTGACCCTATGCCCCAGAAGCGTCGCTGCCCAAGATAAAGGAGAAGCTGCTACTGGGATGGGGTCAGAGAATCAGAACTTAAGCATCTTCACTCAGAAACCCTTTGACCCACTGGAAGAGGAAGGGAGTCTGGAGGCTTAGCAGTCCAGTTTGAGTAAGAAGTCCCCTGATAGCCCAAGGCTCAAGTTAGAGGCAATTTAGGGGTGCCTTGGACCAGAAGAAGTGACTAACAGACCTCATCCCTTATTTCTGGAGCTCCACTCAACTGAGGGTTCACTATATCCTCACACTGAACCACATGCACTTACCACATGGCAAGAATATGTGACATTTCAGAGTATGGTCTGCAGTACCCTTGGGTGAGCCCCAGACAGAGATAACTCTCTATCCTACACGGTAAGAACGCTATCATCATTGCAGTGCTCTTGTTGGGGTTGATGCCCTCTACTGGTAGCCCTGGGGAATTCAGGCCCCTAGAAAGCTTGCGGGAGGTGGAACTACAAGGATGATTGTGCAGGAAAGGGTTAAAGTGAGAATTGTTTTCTAATATGAACATTAGGTCAAATGAGGGGACCAGGTTAGATGTCAACAGGCCactaaacaaagaacaaaaactgatCTGAGGTTTTGAGGAAGGTGgtgtggggagagggaaaagCAGTGATCTTTCTTGACACAAAAGACATTTCTTTCTACAGACTTCGACTGCAGACTCTCTCCAAGAAGGAAAAGGATGCAGGCTAGGCAATCCTTACCGGTTATGGAAAACAGTAGCGTGGTCGGCGAGAACAACACCAGAGATGTTTCGCGCTCGAAGAAAGCGCTGCAGAGAAGATGGTGGGAGAGGCTGGGACTGGTTCAGCTTCCGAAGGACAACAGTAGGGACACCAGCACCACTGTTCTCTAGTGTGGTTAGGAGGTGCTCCAcctgaggagaggaggaagagggaggagaatcAACTCCTGAGAGGCTGGGGAATGGCAAGTGGGAGGTCCCTTTTAGTCCTGAAATACTTTCTACTTCAGTACCCAGCTGGGGAGTTGCCCTAAGCCCTCCTGGATCTAAATTCCTCAAGTGTTTTAGAACCAAGGCCCCCCGAATTTCCTGTAGCTCCTACCATCCTTTACAAATTatggtataaaaaagaaaagatcttgtgttttttgtatttataGCTAAAACCCCACTACCCTCAGAATTGTCTTATCCTCAGTAGATGCTTCACTTACTACTTCTTGTGCAAAATTGGAAGGACAAATAATACTAGATAGACAATTCAGTTGGTAAGGGCTGCAGGAGCCCAGAGCAGGGATGACACTGAAgcagcagaggcaggaagagaccTCCTAGGAACAAAGTGCCTAAAGCAGGGTGCTGAGGGAGGAAGGAGCCTGAACAGGTAGTGAGGAAAGTGAAGAACACTTTGGGTTGAGTCTGACACGCCAGGAATGGGGCAGCACAGCCTGGACAACTGGACCCATAGggcaacagagagagaagggagctaGGCACTGCCCTGAATTCAATGGCCAGCAATGGTCTGCTAGGCACCAAATGATCAGAGAACTAGCCATCCCATGGAACCAGTGACATGAGCTGATCTCATGGCTTTTGCTGGAGAGCTGCAACAGCCGTGGTGTTCACTTCAGCCAACACCCAACTTAAGGTCCTGCCTCACAGGCCCTGAGTGCCGGTGGAGATATGGCCAATGCAAGGGGGTGCCCGTATCAAGCTGCTGAAaataggagagggggagagatgttCAGATTACCTGGTTTCGTACTGATTCATTTTTCTGAGACACAGGGTCTGTGTGCATCCAAAGCTCTAGTGAATTTCTTAAGGCCACCtgggggaaggatgaagaagcaaCACTTATAATCAGCCTTCCATTCTGTGAGAAAGGAGTGGGAtcaaaagagaagtgaagggaagaGGTAGTGGTACCTGCAGTGAGGACAACAGAACAATAGAGGAGACTTTAGGTAGAAAAGAAGTGCGGAAGGGTACATGCACACCTGTCTAAGCTCCACGAATGAATCAATGTTGTCTAGCTGCACAGGAAACTTGCCCTTCTCCATATCATAGACCATTCTCGAGCTGCCAATGTAGTCAAAAGTTTCCTGAGGAGCAGAGATGGGTGGGAAGGGAACAAAGATTCCAGAGGGTTAGGGCAGCCTTGGTTCCTTGAGGCCAGATCAAAGCTCTCAGCACAAAGGTTACTATATCATGGCATCTCAACTGCTGGCCAGGATTCACAGTCATGTGACTgagccctcctccccaccctgctccCAGCTATGACTATCCCTCACATGTATATATCACATGAGTTTTTGAGCCTAAAAATGGATAGAGTGGCCTCAGTAAGGCCTGAGGCACAAATATCGGCTGCTACGCTTCTTGTCTTCCCCTATTTCCCCTGACTCTGCCACAGCTGCTGTTCCCTTATTCCAGGGCCAggctgtggggagagggggagagtcaGGAGCCTCAGGGCTCCTGGGTGGGGGTGATAGGAAAGGGCTGCAGGGAATAGATGTAAAAGAACGCCTCAAGCACATGGCAtcagtggggaagggaggggggcagTATACCACTTCCAGATCAGGGTTCAGAGCCTTCCCAAAATGGGGGACTCTGAAGGGGAGATACATGTAGACATATCCAGAAGCTCTCTGCTGAATAACAACTTAGGTCAAGTACTGACATCTTCCCCAGGTGATGGCCACTCCCACTTTTACCACTCCACACCATTCCTGGCCATtccactcaagctggagagcccttACCCCCTGGAAGAAGACAAACATGACGTTGCGGGGTAGGGTGGTCACATCGGGTGCCTTGTGCAAAGCTTCCGCTGCAGCCAGCTGGGTGACGAAGGAGGCAACAGCActctcagcccctggggccacaTTCCAGAAAAAGGAACGACTGTCCAGCTGGGTCCAGCAGAAAAGGCAGGGAGGTACACTTTGAAAATAGAAATTAGAAGCAGGCCCCAGACCCCCTCTCCTGTTTCAGTCAAGAGAATACTCGTGTCCTGAAGGCCAGATTCCCACAGCCCAGATCCCTCTCCATCTGAGGCTCCCGCTGTAGCGTTTCTGAAACCTGATATGCCAACAGAGGCCTTTCTGCCctttctgtgctggccctgccCAACCTGATCAGGGGCCAACACTTACCTGGGTGGCAGCAATCACAACCCTGTCATCGGGCTCTAATGTTCCAGATGTATTTATAGGCTTAAGCATGCTCCATACATTGTAGTCGGACAGGGGATCACAAACGATTTCTGAGTAAGACACAAAGAGTGTAAAGGAGAAGGTAGCTAAAAAGAAGATATGGAAGACCTCTCTGACCCCATGGACTCCGTGAGTAACATTCTCTATTTCTACTCCTCCACGTTAGTTTCTCTGCTACTGTCCATTTGAGGGACAAGTTGTGATTACTGAGAACTATTTCCACATTTTCCCCTAGCACTCCCCACCTGTACCCACTCCTTTCCTACAGGTCTCCCAACATTCCCAGACCTGGTCCCTTACCCCCACCTGGCACACCCAGCACGCCTCCACTCTGTCCTACCTGGGTTGATGCTAAAGGTGCTCTGGATAACACTGCGCCGCATGCAGGTGACAGTGCTGATGACAGCGTGCATGTGTGAGAAGAGCTGCATGGCACACAGTGGGAAGGCTGGTGCTGAGCCATTCTGACTCAGGTTGTGATCTCGATAGCACTAGAAGGGGAGATGGACCCCACTGAGGCAGCCTGCTGTGGAGTCCCTCCCATACTTCCCAGAAAGAGGAGGGCCCAGCTCTATCATGAAGCCACTCCCACATCTGTCCCTGAGCTATAGTTGTCCAGTACAACCACAGGATCTAGAAGATCAAAGAAAAACTCATCAAGAGGTATGAAGAGGCACAGACTCAATGACTTAGTTGGGGGCAGATGAATCTCCTAACTGTTCTGTctgttaaaataaagaaaatagactaGAATTAGAGGTTACAGCTGAAAAGAACTTCAGAAATTACTGAACTGAATCTCCCAATTCCTAGTCCAACGACCCTTCTACCATATTAAGGGTTCTTAACCAGGGCTCTATACCTTGTTTCATATAAAATATCCTTTCTATTTTCTTGCAGTCTAAAATTCTTTAATGCTgtaaaggcaggagagaaatgggagaggggaatgtgagaaaaatacatttcttggCTCTTCCTGAAGCAACTGTCTTTCAGAGAGTGCACTAATAGAATGAGATTCCCTCCAAACAAGAGGATAgcctaaaaataaattctaaatggaACTGCTAGGATTTCACAAAGTTATTACCTGCTTGATGACACTGGTTTCGTTTTCATCTTCAAGAAgaaagatggggaaactgaagtcTTCATAAGCCAAGCCATCGCCCAGGTAGTTCCACTGTATTTTCCTGCAGTGTGCAAACTCTGGCCCATAGGAGTTGGAGTAAATACCTGAAGAAGGGGGACAGGATGTTGGGACACCTGGCACCCAGGGACCAGGAGAGGAATGTTAAGATATTATAGGGTTGGGACTAAGAGTTCCAAAGAAGGGGGACTCTAAGAAGTGAGCATCAACCTGTCACCACCCACAGTAAATAGACACTAGTATCAGGGAGCCCTCAGCTGGCCAATTAGAGATATGAGCATGTGACAAAAGTGAGGATGGAAGGTTAGTGgaaggagaagcaggagagggaagggataGATGGCAAAGACAAAGAAACCCTATCTTCTGTTTGGGAGTCAATTGCTCGCactacacacagacacagacatacagacatatatctccccccaccaaacacacacatacacaaagagaTGAGACTGATAAAACAATGAGCTCTCAGTGACAGTAGGTTCCACTGATTCTTTGGGGCTCTTACCAAACCCATCATTGGGACACTGCACACTAGGTGAGAAGCCTGAGGTAGGACTGGGCTTAGCCAAGGACACTGCAAGACCAGCAATTCGACTGGTTCTCCCTTTCAGCTTCTCCATCACCTTCCTAGAACAGGGAGAGAATGACATGAAGGAAGATAGGAAGGTTATCAGGCAGCCCAATATCCTGCCTCCAAGGATGGAAACAAATGGGGAATTAAGAGAATCAAACTGTTGActctttttttgccttttcagTCTCTAACTTCTAAGAGGACGATGACCCAATCTGAGCTCAGAGTTTAATCTCATCAACCCTGTGTCTGAGTGCCCTGCAcactccttcttcctcccctggGGTCCTTACTCACTACAGCTCCAGTTATACAGTCACTGAGATAATTCCTTTTGACGGTGCATCTTTCCTTAAGGAGCACCCCACCCCCTGTCCTGATCAGACCAAAGAAGCCAGAGGAAGTTTTCACTCACAAGTGTGAGAACTTTTCACTGAATATCCCCCTCTCTGCATGCAGTTTCCAGCAGATACACCCAGTTCTTACCTGGTAAAGAGCGTGCCCTCCAGCAGAACCACGTAAGGGGGGTTGGGGCCATCGGTCAACACCCACTGCAGATCCTCCTCTTTCTCCACTACATGGATAACTCCTGTATCCCCGCTAATGGAAGCTAGCAGGACAGAATGGGTCGTATTAAAGCTTCCACAGTTGACAATTCTAGTTTGCCTCATTGATACTGCAGAGCACCTGTTCCCAAACATGTCACACAAGACATTTGGGTTAATGCAGCCACATCCAGACGTGAATTAAAGAGCTGAAAGGCCCCTGTTTCACTTGAGGGGATGGAGGGCAAGAGTCTCCTAAGGAGGCCTGTTCATTAAAGGTCAGAAAGGTTCTACAATCTTCATTTTCTTGCTCTCTTCCCTCAATCTCATTTAGCCATTTATATAAGATTCTAGGACAACAGACATAAAATGTTCAAACCTGTATTTTCTATAGAAAATGGCCAGCTCTAAATCTCTAGCTCATCACCCTACCACTGAATCTTCCTTTGTGAAAACATGCGAAGACGTCATTGGCCTCAGCAACCTCCCTAGATCTCCATTCCTTTGCCCTATTTAAGAATAGCTTTGCTTCTCTTTGCCCAGTTTTAGGTCAAGTTTATCAAGAACTTTGAGGCCACCAGAACAGAGTTTCCCAACTGAGGGGCCTTACGTGGATTAGAGATGTACTGATGATTACCCTCATTTTTGGGGACCTAGGGTTTCCAAAGACCCTAGCCTGGTAACCCCCAGCCAGGAGCAGGCTCATCCATTACCCCAGGATGCCCTACAAATATCATCCATTTCATTGTATGCGCCAGAATGCCATTTTTTATGTGTCTCATGACATGACAAAGGTTGGGAAGCACCACACTAGAGAATGGATGACCCACAATCCAGAATGCCTTGAGTTCCACATAGCAATACCCTTTAGGTCCCTAGTGTTCTATGTAGAGACACTATTAGGTCTCCTCATGAGACATCTCCTCACTGAAAATTGGATGTGttattcataaattgttttataGCAGTTCTCAACCCTGGCTATGTATCAGCTTATCAGATCACTTAGGAGTTTTAAAACAGAGATACTTGGGCTTTTCCTCAGATCTACTAAATTAAAATCGCTAAAGGTGAGGCCCAAGTATGTGTAATTTCAAAGCATATCACATGTGGTTCATTATTATATACAGCCAGGAATGAGAATTATGCCTATAGACCAAGGCACCAAAATACCTGTAACATGCACGAGGCAAAAACCATAGGCACTTtcaaagtgtcagcctggtatttTATCCCATGGGATCTAGTAAAATCTAGACATGGATACTATATATAAGGCATTCAactgtgttttatatatagtaaatactTACATTTATGTTGATAGTGACAATACTAATATATAGAGGCATATCAGACTCTGAAATAACAACAGTAAAGATATCCCTACCAATAACAGTTCTAAgtaaaacaaaagacaatagtCTTTTCCATAGCATTTAAATCATGAGAAAAGAAACAGCTACCCTACAAATAAAACATACATAATTTCAAGGAGGATAGGAAGAGGACAAGCTATGACAATGAACTTAAAAAACCTGGATTCTAATCCGTGTCCCAATGTGTGACTATGTAGTCTTAAATAACTTGCTTACTTTCTCTGGGGCTTCAATGAGAAGtttcttccccccacctccaccccatttATCTCATACTATCGGGCACattaaaaaagggaagaaaggagagaactaAAAGAAACCTACAAAACCCTCAGAGCACTTTTAAAAGATCCAACAGAAACAGAGCATAATCTGAAAATTAAATCTGAGTCTCTTTCTCCTTAATTTTATCATGCTAGCAACCCTAATTAAAGAGGGTGTAT from Saccopteryx leptura isolate mSacLep1 chromosome 2, mSacLep1_pri_phased_curated, whole genome shotgun sequence carries:
- the NCSTN gene encoding nicastrin — encoded protein: MATARGGSVADLESQGLLHLLSFCILLAGLCSGNSVERKIYIPLNKTAPCVRLLNATHQIGCHSSISGDTGVIHVVEKEEDLQWVLTDGPNPPYVVLLEGTLFTRKVMEKLKGRTSRIAGLAVSLAKPSPTSGFSPSVQCPNDGFGIYSNSYGPEFAHCRKIQWNYLGDGLAYEDFSFPIFLLEDENETSVIKQCYRDHNLSQNGSAPAFPLCAMQLFSHMHAVISTVTCMRRSVIQSTFSINPEIVCDPLSDYNVWSMLKPINTSGTLEPDDRVVIAATQLDSRSFFWNVAPGAESAVASFVTQLAAAEALHKAPDVTTLPRNVMFVFFQGETFDYIGSSRMVYDMEKGKFPVQLDNIDSFVELRQVALRNSLELWMHTDPVSQKNESVRNQVEHLLTTLENSGAGVPTVVLRKLNQSQPLPPSSLQRFLRARNISGVVLADHATVFHNRYYQSIYDTAENINVSYPEWQSPEEDLNFVTDTAKALADVATVLGRALYQLAGGTNFSDTIQADPQTVTRLLYGFLVRANNSWFQSILRQDLRSYLGDGPLQHYIAVSSPTNTTYVVQCALANLTGKVTNLTREQCQDPSKVPSENKDLYEYTWVQGPLNSNETDRLPRCVRSTARLARALSPAFELKQWGSTEYSTWTESRWKDIRARIFLIASKELEFITLTVGFGVLVFSLVITYCINAKADVLFIAPREPGAVSF